Proteins co-encoded in one Chitinophagales bacterium genomic window:
- a CDS encoding OmpA family protein: MRALLFIVCLFVLSSFAYAQTDKPGSEDHPLLTRYPDSYIAYYETVKFREYVLSTGPVTGYRYIGKRDTLEGQLTRITYLIDKPTESLSIGEVYRDYDLALQKAGISIIAKGSFAQSNVKGDVGGGQWIGLALGANPLGQGAAANYLFAGTSSAGGTFAIMGKVGRADGSTYVAIYGERHSSKIVVVHVDVIELKAAETGHVFADANYISKEITDRGSVAIYGITFDFNSSTIKPESKASLDEIASYLKTNANISLYVVGHTDMKGTLSYNLKLSKDRAKAVVDALTKDYGIASERLISDGVAFLAPRATNESDLGRSMNRRTELVRQIE, from the coding sequence ATGAGAGCGTTATTGTTTATTGTATGTTTATTTGTTCTGTCTTCATTCGCTTATGCTCAAACCGATAAACCTGGTAGTGAAGATCATCCTCTTTTGACTCGTTATCCTGATTCCTACATTGCTTACTATGAAACGGTCAAATTTAGAGAATATGTATTGTCAACAGGGCCAGTAACAGGTTATCGCTATATTGGTAAACGGGACACACTTGAAGGTCAATTAACTCGAATAACCTACTTGATTGACAAGCCGACAGAAAGTTTGTCGATTGGAGAGGTCTATAGAGATTATGACTTGGCACTTCAAAAAGCAGGTATTTCTATTATTGCTAAAGGTTCGTTTGCTCAAAGTAATGTAAAAGGCGATGTTGGAGGGGGACAGTGGATTGGGTTGGCGCTGGGAGCCAATCCTCTTGGTCAAGGTGCAGCAGCCAATTATCTTTTTGCGGGTACGAGTAGTGCAGGAGGAACATTTGCTATCATGGGAAAAGTGGGGCGAGCAGATGGTTCGACCTATGTAGCGATTTATGGCGAAAGACACAGTAGTAAAATAGTGGTTGTGCATGTGGATGTGATTGAATTGAAGGCTGCCGAAACGGGTCATGTTTTTGCGGACGCCAATTACATCAGTAAGGAAATCACCGACCGAGGAAGTGTGGCAATCTATGGTATTACCTTCGACTTCAATAGCAGTACTATCAAACCTGAATCCAAAGCGTCTTTAGATGAAATCGCCTCCTACCTCAAAACGAACGCCAATATTTCTCTCTATGTGGTGGGGCATACCGATATGAAAGGTACTTTGTCCTACAATCTCAAACTCTCGAAAGACCGAGCTAAAGCGGTTGTGGATGCGCTCACAAAAGACTATGGAATTGCTTCGGAGCGATTGATTTCGGATGGTGTGGCGTTTTTGGCTCCTCGTGCTACAAACGAAAGTGATTTGGGGCGTTCGATGAATCGAAGGACTGAATTGGTGAGGCAGATAGAGTAA
- a CDS encoding alpha/beta hydrolase — protein sequence MNIFFVVGCSSDTGFSTPFPVHTLKQSNGYIKFEDHQIYYETKGEGLPIIFLHGGYLHCGMWEQQMDFFAAKGFRAISYDDLGHGKTRDGTVKVFGHEVLLQILDSLNIQKAHLVGLSWGAMIAVDFCLQHPEKVEKMVLISSGLNGWEYFQDSLAAMNNQLRQKAKEQADTTNFVELFMRNWTDGPSQKTDRLDSSLRNSIRQIMTKTVTAHWGKNWSSLVQNPPARLQLEQIKQPVLLVKGSLDALDIHQITDIYQKKLDNAYRFDIPNVAHTLTMEKPDLLNEVLLDFLQF from the coding sequence TTGAATATATTTTTTGTCGTGGGATGTTCGTCCGATACAGGATTTTCTACGCCTTTTCCAGTTCACACACTGAAGCAATCAAACGGATACATCAAGTTTGAAGACCATCAGATTTATTATGAAACGAAAGGGGAGGGGCTGCCTATTATTTTTTTACATGGTGGATATTTACACTGTGGAATGTGGGAGCAGCAAATGGATTTTTTTGCTGCAAAAGGTTTCAGAGCCATCAGTTATGACGATTTAGGGCATGGTAAAACAAGAGATGGGACGGTAAAAGTATTTGGGCATGAAGTTTTGCTGCAAATTCTGGACAGCCTGAACATACAGAAAGCTCATTTGGTAGGATTATCTTGGGGAGCAATGATTGCCGTAGATTTTTGCTTACAACATCCTGAAAAGGTCGAAAAAATGGTATTGATTTCTTCTGGATTGAATGGTTGGGAATATTTTCAAGATTCGCTAGCTGCAATGAACAATCAACTTCGTCAAAAAGCTAAAGAGCAAGCAGATACTACCAATTTTGTTGAACTATTCATGAGAAATTGGACGGATGGCCCTTCTCAAAAAACGGATAGATTGGACTCCTCTCTTCGCAATTCTATCCGACAAATCATGACCAAAACAGTTACTGCACATTGGGGAAAAAACTGGTCTTCTTTGGTTCAAAATCCACCTGCTCGTCTTCAATTAGAACAAATAAAACAACCTGTTTTGTTGGTGAAAGGTAGCTTAGATGCTCTTGACATCCACCAAATTACCGATATTTACCAAAAAAAACTTGACAATGCCTACCGATTCGATATACCAAATGTGGCACATACACTGACTATGGAAAAACCTGATTTGTTGAATGAGGTGTTGTTAGATTTTCTGCAATTTTGA
- a CDS encoding amidohydrolase family protein, whose amino-acid sequence MIHLYKFFTLLLFFTATCLVAQDNSVPTPAKAQSQTIVLTGGTAHVGDENVINNSIIIFENGKITMVADMTMVKIDLTDKTVIDISGKHVYPGFVAASTAMGLMEIAAVRATNDDEEIGTLNPNVRSIISYNTDSRVIPTVRSNGVLIAQVRPKGGRISGTSSIVQLDAWNWEDAAYKLDDGIHLSWPHLYTFKGWWAEPGGIEKNEKYGEQITDIEDLFDQAKAYCQSEDHDEKNLKLTAMCGLFDGSKKLFVHVNMIKEIIEAVNFSKKYGVKMVIVGGEDAWMATDVLKNNNIPVVLKRTQSLPNRADEDIDLPFKLPKLLQDAGVLYCITIGDGSDAFWDQRNLPFHAGQAVANGLTQEQALAAITSNPAKILNIADKTGTLETGKDANIIVSSGDVLDMRTSNIEHAFIQGRAIDLDNKQKALYRKYMEKYGLEE is encoded by the coding sequence ATGATTCATCTATATAAATTTTTCACTTTACTTCTCTTCTTCACTGCAACGTGCTTGGTGGCTCAAGACAATTCTGTGCCGACACCTGCAAAAGCACAATCGCAGACTATTGTTTTGACAGGAGGAACAGCCCATGTTGGTGACGAAAATGTCATCAATAATAGCATCATTATTTTTGAAAACGGAAAAATCACGATGGTGGCAGATATGACCATGGTGAAAATAGACCTAACCGATAAAACGGTGATAGACATCAGTGGTAAGCATGTCTATCCAGGTTTTGTAGCAGCAAGTACTGCAATGGGCTTGATGGAAATTGCCGCAGTTCGTGCTACCAATGACGATGAAGAAATTGGCACACTCAATCCCAATGTTCGGTCTATCATTTCCTACAATACCGATTCAAGAGTCATACCCACCGTTCGCTCCAATGGTGTATTGATTGCACAGGTTCGCCCAAAAGGAGGACGCATTTCGGGAACGTCTTCGATTGTGCAATTGGATGCATGGAACTGGGAAGATGCGGCCTACAAACTAGATGATGGTATTCACCTAAGTTGGCCTCACCTATACACCTTCAAAGGTTGGTGGGCAGAGCCAGGAGGTATCGAAAAAAACGAAAAATACGGTGAACAGATAACCGACATCGAAGACTTATTTGACCAAGCCAAAGCCTATTGTCAAAGCGAAGATCATGACGAAAAGAACTTGAAATTGACCGCAATGTGTGGGTTGTTTGATGGCTCAAAGAAACTTTTTGTGCATGTAAACATGATCAAAGAAATCATTGAAGCGGTGAATTTCTCCAAGAAATATGGTGTAAAAATGGTGATTGTAGGAGGTGAAGATGCTTGGATGGCAACCGATGTATTGAAAAACAACAATATTCCTGTAGTACTCAAACGTACCCAATCATTGCCAAATCGTGCGGATGAAGACATTGATCTTCCCTTCAAATTACCCAAATTGTTGCAAGATGCGGGAGTGTTGTATTGCATCACAATTGGTGACGGTTCAGATGCGTTTTGGGACCAACGAAACCTTCCTTTCCACGCAGGGCAAGCGGTTGCAAATGGTTTGACCCAAGAACAGGCCCTTGCTGCCATCACCTCCAATCCTGCCAAAATTCTCAACATTGCAGATAAAACGGGTACTTTGGAAACGGGTAAGGATGCCAATATCATCGTGTCTTCAGGGGATGTATTGGATATGCGAACAAGTAATATCGAACATGCCTTTATTCAAGGCCGTGCGATAGATTTGGACAACAAACAGAAGGCTTTGTATCGTAAGTATATGGAGAAATATGGGCTGGAAGAATAA
- a CDS encoding amidohydrolase family protein, giving the protein MKKIQTTLLIALLLCSAVISAQTTFPVNGVYDHREGIYAFTNAMLHTQYNKVIENATLLIKDGKVEAVGTSVAVPKNAVVVDVKGKHIYPSFIDLYANYGVPEVKGNSWNWGDSPKFISTKEGAYAWNEAIKAEFNAVENFKVDKKAAEEYVNLGFGSVLTHQHDGIVRGTGVLVLLNEENEHEVILKEKASAHYSFQKGSSSQVYPTSLMGSISLLRQTYLDAKWYANAGNKEEKNLTLQSFNELQNLPQIFEVRDWLSALRADKVGDEFGVQYIIKGDGDEYQRIEELKSANARFIIPLNFPDAYDVEDPFDASNVSLKDMKHWELAASNPAMLSKANIDFAFTLDNLKNKKDFMKNLRKVIKRGLSEENALKALTYTPATILGVNDQLGSLEKGKVANFLIVSGNIFDKKAEIFENWVGGKPFHLKKMQVLDLKGEYAFNVGSVNYELQISGEPDAPKMEIVFNDSTKIPVKHSISNETISLSFDTDKDSLNQSKLGEGKVRLSGWINKDGEQWVGRGQDADGQWVNWQVLYANELPQKEDDKDKKEGEDKGKEGEEEEDNEEIGNIIYPFEAYGAPTLPKQEIVLFKNATVWTNEADGILKENDVLIENGKIAAIGKGLPTPSSAKVIDATGKHLTSGVIDEHSHIAISKGVNEGGQASSAEVRVGDVVNSEDINIYRQLAGGVTTSQLLHGSANPIGGQSAIIKLRWGYMPEDMKMKGAPEFIKFALGENVKQSGWSENAAIRFPQTRMGVEQVFVDGFTRAKEYGQQKRSISLLPKNKKGTAPTIGTSKIKPDLELDALMEILEGKRFITCHSYVQSEITMLMRVAEQFGFKVNTFTHILEGYKVADKMKKHGVNASTFSDWWAYKYEVIDAIPYNGAIMQKMGVNVGFNSDDAEMARRLNQEAAKAVKYGGLSEEEAWKFVTLNPAKMLHIDNRVGSIKVGKDADVVLWSDNPLSIYAKAEKTFVDGICFFDRQEYDQREEYVRRERNRLVQKMLNVKKKGGKTQEAQPKKKRLYHCDDMGEAESTDLYEEHHKGH; this is encoded by the coding sequence ATGAAAAAAATACAAACCACCCTGCTGATAGCCTTACTACTTTGTAGTGCGGTCATATCAGCCCAGACCACTTTTCCCGTCAATGGGGTATACGACCACCGAGAAGGCATATATGCTTTTACTAACGCAATGCTTCACACACAGTACAATAAGGTCATAGAGAATGCCACTTTATTGATAAAAGATGGAAAAGTAGAGGCAGTCGGAACGAGTGTGGCCGTTCCTAAAAATGCCGTAGTAGTAGATGTAAAAGGCAAACATATCTACCCATCTTTCATAGACTTATACGCCAATTACGGTGTGCCAGAAGTGAAGGGAAACTCTTGGAATTGGGGCGATTCTCCCAAATTTATCTCCACAAAAGAAGGTGCTTATGCGTGGAATGAAGCCATTAAAGCAGAATTTAATGCTGTTGAGAACTTCAAAGTAGATAAAAAAGCGGCAGAAGAATATGTGAACCTTGGCTTTGGCTCCGTATTGACCCATCAACATGATGGAATCGTCAGAGGCACAGGCGTTTTGGTCTTACTGAATGAAGAGAACGAACATGAAGTCATTTTGAAGGAAAAAGCATCAGCTCATTATTCTTTTCAAAAAGGATCTTCCTCACAAGTTTATCCCACTTCCTTGATGGGTTCTATCTCCCTACTTCGACAAACTTATTTGGATGCAAAATGGTATGCTAATGCAGGTAACAAAGAAGAAAAAAATCTCACTCTTCAAAGTTTCAATGAACTGCAAAATTTACCTCAAATTTTTGAAGTACGGGATTGGCTTTCCGCTTTGAGAGCCGACAAAGTGGGAGATGAATTTGGAGTGCAGTACATTATCAAAGGAGATGGTGATGAATATCAACGCATTGAAGAACTGAAATCTGCCAATGCTCGCTTTATTATACCGCTCAATTTTCCCGATGCCTATGATGTAGAAGATCCATTTGATGCGTCCAATGTGTCATTGAAGGATATGAAACACTGGGAATTGGCAGCGTCTAATCCTGCAATGCTTTCTAAAGCCAATATTGATTTTGCGTTTACACTGGACAACCTCAAAAACAAAAAAGACTTTATGAAGAATCTTCGCAAGGTCATCAAAAGAGGTCTAAGTGAAGAAAATGCTCTGAAAGCCTTGACATATACTCCTGCAACTATCTTGGGTGTAAACGACCAACTTGGCAGTCTTGAAAAAGGTAAAGTGGCGAATTTCTTGATTGTATCGGGCAATATTTTTGACAAGAAGGCGGAAATTTTTGAAAACTGGGTCGGAGGCAAACCTTTTCATCTCAAAAAAATGCAAGTTCTGGATTTGAAGGGAGAATATGCTTTCAATGTAGGGTCAGTGAATTATGAACTGCAAATTAGCGGTGAGCCTGACGCTCCCAAAATGGAGATTGTATTCAATGATTCTACAAAAATACCTGTAAAACATAGCATTAGCAACGAAACGATTTCTCTAAGTTTCGACACAGATAAAGATAGTCTGAATCAATCAAAACTGGGTGAAGGCAAGGTTCGTCTGAGTGGTTGGATCAACAAAGACGGTGAACAGTGGGTCGGACGTGGGCAGGACGCAGATGGACAATGGGTCAATTGGCAAGTACTATATGCCAATGAATTGCCTCAAAAAGAGGACGATAAAGACAAAAAAGAAGGTGAAGATAAAGGTAAAGAAGGTGAGGAGGAAGAGGACAATGAAGAAATCGGGAACATTATCTATCCTTTTGAAGCCTATGGTGCCCCTACGCTTCCAAAACAAGAAATTGTCTTGTTCAAAAATGCAACTGTTTGGACGAATGAAGCCGATGGAATTTTGAAGGAGAACGATGTATTGATTGAAAATGGCAAAATTGCAGCGATTGGAAAGGGTTTACCTACCCCTTCTTCTGCAAAAGTGATTGATGCAACAGGCAAACATTTGACCAGCGGTGTGATTGACGAACATTCACACATTGCGATTAGCAAAGGTGTGAACGAAGGTGGTCAAGCAAGTAGTGCAGAGGTGCGTGTCGGGGATGTAGTCAATTCAGAAGATATCAATATTTACCGCCAATTGGCAGGAGGTGTTACGACTTCCCAACTGCTACATGGTTCGGCAAACCCCATTGGAGGTCAGTCCGCTATCATCAAGCTTCGTTGGGGATATATGCCAGAAGATATGAAAATGAAGGGTGCTCCTGAATTTATCAAATTTGCTTTGGGCGAAAATGTCAAACAATCTGGTTGGTCTGAAAATGCCGCCATTCGTTTTCCACAAACCCGAATGGGAGTTGAACAGGTTTTTGTAGATGGATTCACCCGTGCCAAAGAATATGGACAACAGAAAAGGAGCATTAGCCTCCTGCCAAAGAACAAAAAAGGAACTGCTCCTACAATCGGCACATCAAAAATAAAACCTGACTTAGAATTGGATGCCTTAATGGAGATTCTTGAAGGCAAACGATTCATTACCTGCCACTCTTACGTACAATCAGAAATTACGATGCTCATGCGTGTTGCTGAGCAGTTTGGCTTCAAAGTCAATACTTTCACACATATTTTGGAAGGCTACAAAGTGGCAGACAAAATGAAAAAACACGGTGTCAATGCTTCTACTTTCTCTGATTGGTGGGCCTACAAATATGAGGTAATCGATGCCATTCCTTACAATGGGGCCATCATGCAAAAAATGGGTGTGAATGTCGGCTTCAATTCAGATGATGCCGAAATGGCGCGCCGATTGAATCAAGAGGCAGCCAAAGCGGTGAAATATGGTGGATTGAGCGAAGAAGAAGCTTGGAAATTTGTGACCCTCAATCCTGCAAAAATGCTACATATTGACAACCGAGTGGGAAGTATCAAAGTTGGGAAAGATGCAGATGTAGTGCTTTGGTCAGACAATCCTCTTTCGATTTATGCCAAAGCCGAAAAGACCTTTGTTGATGGTATTTGCTTTTTTGACCGCCAAGAATACGACCAACGAGAAGAATATGTTCGCAGAGAGCGCAATCGTTTGGTTCAGAAAATGTTGAACGTCAAGAAAAAAGGTGGTAAAACACAGGAAGCCCAACCTAAAAAGAAACGCCTATACCACTGCGATGATATGGGAGAAGCGGAATCAACTGATTTGTATGAAGAACATCATAAAGGACATTAA
- a CDS encoding PKD domain-containing protein translates to MKRIFTAICMSIFMLFIGVNDVNAFHIVGGEMTYECLGNNQYRISLTVYRDCNCDQCGDLDDPAHIFVFEANGNFDIYDVNRPPKTFVDPPTNLCIEDASILTSICVEKGEYETVLTLPPKAGGYDIIYQRYSRNITLDNINFPAQTGSTYMTHIPDPGLAICNSSPTFNEFPPTMICTNVPFSLDQSTTDLDGDSLVYELCDPLIGGSDLCPTPGEDGQNGVDCRVIPPPPYETVSWRNGFDAVDPLGEDAMTLDPVTGRLYGTPPTAGQYVVGICVHEYRNGQLINTIRRDFQFNVIDCEASVAQLESDNITAAGEYIFNNCNDFTINFVNTSIKANKYFWDFGDPNTDTDISTEENPMYQYPDTGKYVGQLIAIYDGGSFICSDTADIIVYMYPLVDASFEAQTTCFYDPVEFTNLSTSSYGNFQTFSWDFGDGTTSTAIEPKHHYAEGGTYNVTLNAVTNLGCYVSYQQQVYVVPEAAEFSTSLKCPGVPIDFVNETQLNTVAWEWDFGDPASGPANSSNAENGSHIYNSAGDYTVNFYTESPEGCRDTASLSFTIYPEFLVEAGVDREICFGDNVPLSVTSNVSTTPYTYAWSPAASLDNPTLQNPNLNMDYEGPRNYSVVVTDPNGCVDSDQMEAFGLPLPVVSVPEDFTICFGDQVPLEGLVSNNVVSFEWLQDGVMVNNTELTPIISPQGNTVYTLTAIDDKGCQNSEEVTIIVVPSIELTASPDTILCYGESVQLNAFSAGADSYSWTPANSLSDANSQNPVATPSSTETYIVSGVNSCFSNARDTVVITVIPEPEVDAGEDVTINIGESIRLDASGVWDFQWLPNSDFAETLIANPELTPLVSSTYYVVTTDDNGCQSMDSVRIFVDNVFDVIMPNAFSPNRDGVNDEFGIGPTRGIKEIVEFKIFTRWGQEVFSTNDISKGWDGEVDFRPMGIGTYVYYIRALTFLEEELVWKGNLTLIR, encoded by the coding sequence ATGAAACGAATTTTTACAGCTATTTGTATGAGCATATTTATGCTTTTTATCGGTGTCAATGATGTCAACGCTTTTCACATTGTGGGCGGAGAAATGACCTATGAATGTTTGGGAAACAATCAATACCGCATTTCCTTGACGGTTTATAGAGATTGTAATTGCGATCAATGCGGAGATTTGGACGATCCCGCACATATTTTTGTTTTTGAAGCAAATGGCAATTTTGATATCTATGATGTCAATCGCCCTCCAAAAACTTTTGTGGATCCTCCTACCAATCTTTGTATCGAAGATGCAAGTATCCTCACCAGTATTTGTGTGGAAAAAGGAGAATACGAAACCGTCTTAACTCTACCTCCCAAAGCAGGCGGTTACGACATTATCTATCAACGCTATAGTAGAAACATCACTTTGGATAATATCAATTTTCCTGCTCAAACAGGTTCTACTTACATGACCCATATTCCCGACCCTGGTTTGGCTATCTGCAACAGTTCTCCTACCTTCAATGAATTTCCTCCAACGATGATTTGCACAAATGTGCCTTTTTCATTAGACCAATCTACTACCGATTTGGATGGCGATTCTTTGGTCTATGAGCTTTGTGACCCATTGATTGGAGGAAGTGATCTATGTCCTACACCTGGCGAAGATGGCCAAAATGGGGTGGATTGTAGGGTGATTCCCCCGCCTCCTTATGAAACAGTGAGTTGGAGAAATGGATTTGATGCGGTTGATCCACTTGGAGAGGATGCTATGACTTTAGACCCTGTGACAGGACGGTTGTATGGCACTCCTCCAACAGCAGGACAATATGTGGTGGGAATATGCGTGCATGAATACCGTAATGGGCAACTTATCAACACTATACGGCGTGATTTTCAGTTCAATGTGATAGATTGTGAAGCTTCTGTAGCCCAATTGGAGTCGGACAACATTACAGCAGCAGGGGAATACATCTTCAACAACTGCAATGATTTTACCATCAATTTTGTCAATACCAGCATCAAGGCAAACAAATATTTTTGGGATTTTGGCGATCCCAATACCGATACGGACATTTCGACAGAAGAAAACCCCATGTATCAATATCCTGATACGGGTAAATATGTTGGGCAATTGATTGCTATTTACGATGGAGGTTCTTTCATTTGTAGTGATACGGCAGATATTATTGTGTATATGTATCCATTGGTAGATGCAAGTTTTGAAGCTCAAACCACTTGCTTTTATGACCCTGTGGAGTTTACCAACCTTTCAACTTCTTCATACGGTAATTTCCAAACATTCTCATGGGATTTTGGTGATGGTACAACCAGCACTGCCATTGAACCGAAACACCACTATGCAGAAGGGGGTACTTACAATGTTACGCTGAATGCTGTCACCAATCTGGGCTGCTATGTGAGTTACCAACAGCAAGTATATGTAGTGCCAGAAGCTGCTGAATTTTCGACCTCATTGAAGTGCCCTGGCGTTCCGATTGATTTTGTGAATGAAACCCAATTAAATACCGTTGCATGGGAATGGGATTTTGGCGATCCTGCTTCTGGCCCTGCCAATAGCAGCAATGCAGAGAATGGAAGTCATATTTACAACTCAGCAGGAGATTATACAGTCAACTTTTACACCGAATCGCCCGAAGGTTGCCGAGATACAGCCTCTCTTAGTTTCACCATTTATCCCGAATTTTTGGTAGAGGCAGGTGTAGATAGAGAAATCTGTTTTGGTGACAATGTTCCTTTGTCCGTCACTTCAAATGTATCGACCACTCCATATACTTACGCTTGGAGTCCTGCGGCGTCCTTAGACAATCCAACCCTACAAAACCCCAACCTAAATATGGATTATGAAGGACCTCGCAATTATTCAGTCGTTGTGACAGATCCCAATGGTTGTGTGGATTCCGACCAAATGGAAGCTTTCGGTTTGCCTTTGCCTGTGGTAAGTGTGCCCGAAGACTTTACGATATGTTTTGGTGATCAAGTGCCATTGGAGGGGCTTGTGAGCAACAATGTAGTCAGTTTTGAATGGCTTCAAGATGGAGTGATGGTAAACAATACAGAATTGACTCCAATCATTTCGCCGCAAGGAAATACTGTTTATACCCTTACTGCAATAGACGACAAAGGTTGCCAAAACAGTGAAGAAGTGACCATTATCGTTGTTCCTTCTATTGAACTTACAGCTTCTCCCGATACCATTTTGTGTTATGGTGAATCTGTTCAATTGAACGCATTTTCGGCGGGTGCAGATAGTTACAGTTGGACTCCCGCCAACTCGCTCAGTGATGCCAATAGCCAAAATCCTGTTGCAACGCCATCCAGCACAGAAACCTATATTGTTTCGGGTGTCAATAGCTGCTTTAGCAATGCAAGAGATACGGTTGTCATCACGGTTATTCCTGAACCTGAGGTAGATGCAGGAGAAGATGTGACCATCAATATTGGTGAAAGTATTCGACTGGATGCCAGTGGCGTTTGGGATTTTCAATGGCTTCCCAATAGTGATTTTGCCGAAACATTGATTGCCAATCCCGAACTAACGCCTCTTGTTAGCTCCACGTATTATGTTGTTACCACTGATGACAACGGCTGTCAATCCATGGATTCCGTGCGAATATTTGTCGACAATGTGTTTGATGTCATTATGCCCAATGCTTTTTCTCCTAATCGGGATGGTGTCAATGATGAATTTGGAATCGGTCCAACAAGGGGTATCAAGGAAATTGTAGAATTTAAAATATTCACCCGTTGGGGACAAGAAGTTTTTTCTACCAATGATATCTCTAAAGGCTGGGATGGTGAAGTTGATTTTCGTCCTATGGGTATTGGTACTTATGTTTATTATATTCGTGCATTGACATTTTTGGAGGAAGAATTGGTTTGGAAAGGGAATTTGACCTTGATTAGGTAG
- a CDS encoding IS110 family transposase, translated as MNSLIIGIDVSNKTLDIAYQEDNHWVDYQIENTMKSIEVFLQGFDEQHITFVLEPTGTYSDKLLHSLDKSNCSIKLINPQKSSAFMKVLGITAKDDKQAARALAIAGKTLDLPDFQMPNEDIQKRKKMQMALNAFEKQERQTKNQIHSLMQCLYTPDVVLEAFQDVLNTIQDNIRKIKQELDALTDIGFDKFKELACSVKGIGEKSAQLLYTYTNGFELFTNSKQLVKFVGTVPLTHQSGSSVYRKGRISKAGPAQIRTVLFNATRAAIRFNKECKELFNRLRSKGKPYKVAKVAVINKLLRQTFAVVKSGVKFQDDYHNKFKEHIE; from the coding sequence ATGAATTCTCTAATTATCGGTATAGATGTAAGTAACAAGACTTTAGACATTGCTTATCAAGAAGATAACCACTGGGTTGATTATCAAATCGAAAATACAATGAAATCCATAGAGGTATTCTTACAAGGTTTTGATGAACAACATATTACTTTTGTTTTAGAACCTACTGGCACTTACAGTGATAAGTTGCTTCATTCTTTAGACAAATCCAACTGCTCTATTAAATTGATTAATCCACAAAAAAGCAGTGCTTTTATGAAAGTCTTAGGCATTACTGCAAAAGATGATAAGCAAGCAGCAAGAGCTTTAGCAATAGCTGGAAAGACACTTGATTTGCCTGATTTTCAAATGCCTAATGAGGATATTCAAAAGAGAAAAAAAATGCAAATGGCTCTTAATGCCTTTGAAAAGCAGGAACGACAGACTAAAAATCAAATTCATAGCCTTATGCAGTGTCTTTACACACCAGATGTTGTCTTAGAAGCTTTTCAAGACGTATTGAATACGATACAAGACAATATTCGAAAAATCAAACAAGAATTGGATGCCTTGACTGACATTGGTTTCGATAAATTCAAAGAACTTGCCTGTTCTGTTAAGGGTATTGGCGAAAAATCAGCCCAATTACTATACACATATACTAATGGCTTTGAATTATTTACAAATTCTAAACAATTGGTTAAGTTTGTAGGCACCGTGCCTTTGACTCATCAATCGGGTTCTTCTGTGTATCGAAAAGGACGCATTTCAAAAGCTGGTCCAGCTCAAATTAGGACAGTTCTTTTCAATGCTACAAGAGCAGCTATACGATTCAATAAAGAATGTAAAGAACTTTTCAATAGACTCCGATCAAAAGGAAAGCCATACAAGGTAGCTAAAGTTGCTGTTATCAACAAGCTGCTTAGGCAAACTTTTGCCGTCGTTAAATCAGGTGTCAAATTTCAAGATGATTATCACAATAAATTCAAAGAACATATTGAATAA